The Nocardia sp. NBC_00508 nucleotide sequence ACCGAGCTGCGCGGCCAGCTCCGCGGCGACCGCTTCCACCGAGCTGCTTACCGTGAGAAATACCGCGGCGGTGATGTATTCGGGGGTCACGGCGAGGCTGTCCACCAGGCTGGGGCGGATCAGCATGGCCAGCAACGTCGATTTGCCCACGCCCGCGGGGCCGAGCACCGCCCGGAGCCGATAGCTGCCCGCGTCGACGATCGCGCCGAGACGCTCGCGCACATCGGGCGTCAGCAGCAGCCTCCTGGTCAGCTGGTCGACGAAACCGGCGGCGGAACGGCCGCTCACCGCGTCCCGATGGCGCGCGGTGTTCGGCACCAACCACAGACCCGGGTCGACGCCCTGCTCGGTCGACACCGCGCCGGAGTTGAACGAAAGATGCTGCGGCTGTTGCTGTGTGCACTGCATCGCGATCGGGTCCACCAAGTCCGAAGGCAGCAGATTCTCCCCGCGCAGCGGCAGGCCGGTGTCGAAGGTGGCGAGCATGGTTCTGGTGAAGCATCCGGAGTACGCGGGCCCGTCGCCCGAGGCCACCAGCAGCTCCATCCGCCCGCCCGCCTGCGCCAGCAGATCGGTCCACCGGCGCGCCGCGCCCTGCACGCCCTGCCCGGCCTCGCAGGCGTCGACCAGCATCACCAGCCCGTCGAGCGCCGCGCGATCGAGCCGCTCCCTGATCTCCTGGGTCAGGTGAAACGCGTTGTGCGAGTTGGGCGCCGACGGTGAATCGTGCCCGAGCAGGTAGAAGTCCTCCGCATTGGTTGCCACACCGTGCCCGATGAAACCGAGCAGCAGCGTGGCCTGCCGTTCGGATGCCGCGGCGAACGCGGCGTCCACCGCGGCGAACAGTTGCGCCGCAGTAGGATTCAGCACCGGCCCGTCGAGCTCGGTCGCCGACCGCCAGCCGCCCGCCTCGGTCAGACTCGTGTACAAACCCGTGGCGAGTTTCCCGGTGAACCCCAGTTCCCCCAGTGCCGCACACTCCGAACCCACCACCAGCGCGAGCCGTCCTCCCATGCGAAAAACATACCTGCGCGGCCGAGGCCCACCCGCGCTGGCATCGGGCCCGCCCGCCCGGTAGCCACGCGATATCGAAAGGTGCTGTGCGAGACGTAGGGTGACGGTTCGAGTGACAGAAAAGGAGATCGTGGGATGACCGACCCGGTGGTGGGTTTGACGGGTACGCTCACATCGCCGATCCGGGGCGCCGGGACGCTGGGTGAGGTCCTGGTCGCGATTCGAGGGGGAACCGAGCTGTACATCGCACAAGCCACCGAGCCGATCTCGGCCGGCTCGGCCGTGCTGGTCATCGCGGTCCATCCGGGGCGCGTCGTCGACGTCGTCCCGTGGATTCCGCTCGGCCCGGATCCGGCGGACGGAACCTGAAACAGTAAGGGAGACAGACGTGCTGGGCTACCACGTGCCAGACCCGGACGAGGCGATGCTGGTCAGCGGCGCCAAGAGCCGGGACAACGCGCCGTTCAGAGTGATCATCGGACGCGGCGCCTGGGTGGTTCCGCTGTTCCGGAAGGTGCGGTACCTGTCGCTGGCGATGTTCGAATCCGAGATAAAGGAGCGCTGCGTCACCAAGCAGGCGATCCAGCTCGACGTGCGCGCGGTGATCGCGTTCAAGGTCGCCAACGACACCCAGTCCATCGTCAACGCGGCGCAGCGGTTCCTCTCCGAGCAGGAGCGCGAGATGTCGGTGCTGACCGGACGGATCTTCTCCGGGCACCTGCGCTCGATCGTGGGGTCGATGACGGTCGAGGAGATCATCCGGGAGCGCCAGAAGCTCGCCGACGAAGTGCTCGTCGCCTCGAAAGTGGAAATGAGCAACATCGGCCTGTGGGTCGATTCCTTCCAGATCCAGTCCATCGACGACGGCAACCTCGGCTATATCGCCGCGCTCGCCGCCCCGCACAATGCCGCGGTGCAGCGGGACGCGCAGATCGCCCAGTCGCAGGCCGCGCAGGCGTCGGCGCAGGCCGAGCAGGAATCCCAGCGAAGGCAGGCGGAATATCAGCGCGAGACGGCGATCCTGCGTGCGCAGTACCAGCGCGATATCGACAAGGCGAACGCCGAAGCGGCGCAGGCAGGCCCCCTCGCCGAGGCGATGGCGCTGCAGGAGGTGCTCACCGCCCAGGCCGAGCAGGCGCGCAAAGAGGCCGAGCTGCGCGAACAACAGTTGCAGGCCGAGGTCGTCAAACCCGCTCGGGCCGAGGCGGATCGCGTGCGCATTCTGGCCGAGGCGGAGGCCGACCGCACCCGGATCCAGGCCGCCGCTGCCGCGTCGAACAACCGGATCGCGCTGGACCAGTTGTTGATCGAACAACTTCCGGAAATCGTCAAGCAAGCGTCGCATGGGTTGGCGAACGCGAATCTCACCGTGCTCAACGGCCCCGACGGCGTCGGCGAACTCGTGAACGGAATGGTCGGCCAGGGACTGACTGTTTTCAATTCGTTGCAAAAGGCGCTTTCCTCCAACGACGGCGAAAATGCGGGTTAAGGTGGCCGAGTAGCGACTGCGACGAGGAGCGGGTGTTGGTGTCCATCGGGAAATTGGTGTCGTTCGACAGCTCTCGGGGATTCGGATTCATTCGGCCGGAAGACGGCGGACCGGACGTGTTCGTCCATGTCAACGACATCGGCTTGGACGAGGACGAGTTGCGTCAGGGGCGGGTGTTCGAATTCGAGGTGACCGAAGGCGACCGCGGGCCGAAGGCGGTCAATCTGAGCGCGGTCGGCGGAGCGTCCGCACCAGTTCCCCGGCACAAGGGAAAAGACCGACCGGGTCCGGGACAGCTCACCGTCGCCGAACACAAACGTCTGATCACCGAGTTGCTCCTGGATGCCAGCCCCGCGCTCACCGCGGGCGAGATCCTCACCATCCGCGACCGGCTCACCACGTTCGCCGACCAGCACGGGTGGCTGGAGAACTGAGCGGCGCCGTCCACGATCGGTGTCGGTGCGGCCACCTACGATCGAGCCGAGGCTCCGTCACATACCGATGAGTTCGTCGCGTGCCCGACGTCGGTATGGGTGAGGATCGAACCCGAGGAGGATCGTGTGGACCTACCGGTGCTGCCACCCGTCCGGCCGATGCTGGCCAAATCCGCGTCAGCGGTGCCGCGCGAGCCGGGCCTGAGCTACGAACCCAAGTGGGACGGCTTTCGCTGCATCGTGTTCCGCGACGGCGCCGAGGTGGAACTCGGCTCCCGCAACGACCGTCCTCTGACCAGGTATTTTCCCGAGGTGGCCGAGCTGCTGCGGCAGGCGCTGCCGGACCGGTGCGTGGTGGACGGCGAGATCGTGGTGGTCACCGAACACGGCCTGGATTTCGACACGCTGCAGAACCGTCTGCACCCGGCCGCGTCCCGGGTCGCCAAGCTCGCCACCGAGACGCCCGCCAGTTTCGTCGCGTTCGACCTGCTCGCGCTCGGCGACAAGGATCTGACCGGCGAGCCGTTCGCCGAACGCAGGCGGCTGCTGGAGACGATCCTGGACACCGCGCTCGCCCGCGTGCACCTCACCCCGATCACGCACGACCCCGATATCGCCGAGGACTGGTTCACCCGGTTCGAGGGCGCCGGGTTCGACGGCGTCATGGTCAAGTCCGACGACCTGGCGTATCTGCAGGACAAGCGGGTGATGCTCAAGGTCAAACACGAGCGCACCGCCGATTGTGTGGTGGCGGGCTTCCGCTGGCACAAGGATGGCGCCGGGGTCGGCTCGCTGCTGCTCGGGCTGTTCGACGACGAGGGCAACCTGCACCACGTCGGCGTGGCCAGCAGCTTCACCGCGGCACGGCGCAGAGAACTGGTCGAGGAACTGGCGCCGCTGCGGGAGAACGCGCTGGCGAACCACCCATGGCGGCGCTGGGCAGACGCCGCGGCGCAGGCCGCGGCCGAGGGCAAGATGCCCGGCGGGGTGAGTCGCTGGACCGGCGGCAAGGATCTGTCCTGGGAGGCGCTGCGACCGGAACTGGTCGCCGAGGTCCGCTACGAGCACGTCCAATCGGGCAGACTGCGCCACGGCGGCAGGCTGGTGCGTTTCCGCACCGACCGGACTCCCGAATCGTGCACCTACGCGCAGCTGGACGAAGTCGCGCCCGCGGAATTGAGCGCCCTGTTCGGCGAAGCCGCAGCGCAGCCGAGCGCCGTCGAGGCGCGGTCATGAGTGAGTCGGTCGATATCGAGGTCGATGGCCGAACCGTCACGATCAGCAATCCGGGCAAGGTGTATTTCACCAAGCGCGGCGAAACGAAACTCGATCTGGTGCAGTATTACCAGGCGATTGCCGAACCGTTCCTGAACGTGGTCGGCGGACGGCCGCTGCTGCTGGAGCGGTATCCCGACGGGGCCTCGGGCAAATCCTGGTTCCAGAAGCGGGTGCCGAAATCCGCGCCGGAGTGGCTGCGCACCGTGGAGGTCTCCACACCGAACGGCACCACCAGCGACGCCCTGGTCGCCCACGATCTCGCCCATGTGCTGTGGGCGGTGAATCAGGGCTGCCTCGGATTCCACGTCTGGCCGAACCGCGCCGACAATCTGGAGATCGCCGACGAGTTGCGCATCGACCTCGATCCCTCCCCCGGCGTCGGGTTCGCGGATCTCAAACACGCTGCGGTGCGGACCAGAGACCTGCTCGCCGAACTCGGTATCGAATCGCGGATCAAGACCTCCGGTTCGCGCGGATTACATATTTATGTCGCGCTGGAACCGAAGTGGGACGGCTATCAGGTGCGGGCCGCGGCGGTCGCGCTGGCGCGCGAATTGGAACGCAGATATCCGGACGACATCACCGCGCAGTGGTGGAAAGAGGAGCGCGGGAATCGAGTATTCATCGATTTCAATCAAAACGCACCGCACAAAACCGTTTTCGGCGCCTGGTGTGTCCGGCCGAAAGTCGGTGCGCAGGTGTCGACGCCGATCAGCTGGTCGGATCTGGACTCGGTGGTCCCCGACGAACTGACCCTCGCCACCGTGCCCGCCCGCTACGCCGAATTCGGCGACCCGTGGGCCGACCGCACACCGCAGTCGATCGCCGCACTGCTGGAGATGTCCGAACGGGACATGGCGGCGGGCCTCATGGACGCGCCGTGGCCGCCGCAGTATCCGAAGATGCCGAACGAGCCGCCCCGCGTGCAGCCGAGCCGCGCGAAGAAGCCGGAGTAGCGTCGGCGGCTATTCGGTCCACAACACCCAGGTGCCGCTGCGTCCGCTGACCTCGCACACCACGGCGCGGCCGTCGGCGGTGCGGCCGGTCTTCGGCCCCGATGCGTCGCATTTCGCTCCGGCCTGCTGCACGGCGGTCGCCACCGTGTGCGGTCCGGACCACTGGTAGCCGCCGGCGGTGGTGAGGCAGATCAAGGTGCTGCCGTCGGTGGTGGTACCGATCTGGCCGAGTTGGGCCTCGCTGCACACCGAGCCCTTCGTGACGGGCCCCTGACCCGCCGCCGGCGGTGCGCCCGTCAGGGCGGCGCTAGGCGCCGGGGGCGTCGTGGTCGCCACCGGACGCTCCACAGTCGTTGGCACCGAGGCGACAGGGGTGGGTCCGACCGCGGCCTGCCGGTTGATCACATCCGGCAACCAGTTGCCCGTCAATAGCACGAATCCGGCCACCGCGGTGAGCTCGGCGACGCCGAGCAGCAGCGCGAACATCGCCATGACGCGCCCGCGAGGATGACTGAAGGCGATGAAGCCGAACACGATGGCGACCGGGAACAGCCCGAGCAATGCGGCGACCAGCGCGACGATCGCGTACGGATTGACGATCGGCGGAATCTCCACGCGGAGTCGTCCGGTCCGGCGGCGGCTCGCCGGCTGCTCCGGCCAGCGCTCGCCCTCGTCGTCCGGCCAGCGGCTCTCGGGTTCCGGCTCCGGCCAGCGCGGATCCGGTTGTTCCTGCCAGCGATCCGTGTCACGCCGTTCTGCCCGTGTCATCCAGGTCCCTCTCCACACCAACACACCGCGCAGGAACCTCGGACTGTCCGGACCCGCCCCGATATACCGACACAGAATAGGGTGCGCCACGCGAAAAGTTGATCTGAAGTGTCCA carries:
- a CDS encoding ATP-dependent DNA ligase; this encodes MDLPVLPPVRPMLAKSASAVPREPGLSYEPKWDGFRCIVFRDGAEVELGSRNDRPLTRYFPEVAELLRQALPDRCVVDGEIVVVTEHGLDFDTLQNRLHPAASRVAKLATETPASFVAFDLLALGDKDLTGEPFAERRRLLETILDTALARVHLTPITHDPDIAEDWFTRFEGAGFDGVMVKSDDLAYLQDKRVMLKVKHERTADCVVAGFRWHKDGAGVGSLLLGLFDDEGNLHHVGVASSFTAARRRELVEELAPLRENALANHPWRRWADAAAQAAAEGKMPGGVSRWTGGKDLSWEALRPELVAEVRYEHVQSGRLRHGGRLVRFRTDRTPESCTYAQLDEVAPAELSALFGEAAAQPSAVEARS
- a CDS encoding cold-shock protein; this encodes MSIGKLVSFDSSRGFGFIRPEDGGPDVFVHVNDIGLDEDELRQGRVFEFEVTEGDRGPKAVNLSAVGGASAPVPRHKGKDRPGPGQLTVAEHKRLITELLLDASPALTAGEILTIRDRLTTFADQHGWLEN
- the ligD gene encoding non-homologous end-joining DNA ligase → MSESVDIEVDGRTVTISNPGKVYFTKRGETKLDLVQYYQAIAEPFLNVVGGRPLLLERYPDGASGKSWFQKRVPKSAPEWLRTVEVSTPNGTTSDALVAHDLAHVLWAVNQGCLGFHVWPNRADNLEIADELRIDLDPSPGVGFADLKHAAVRTRDLLAELGIESRIKTSGSRGLHIYVALEPKWDGYQVRAAAVALARELERRYPDDITAQWWKEERGNRVFIDFNQNAPHKTVFGAWCVRPKVGAQVSTPISWSDLDSVVPDELTLATVPARYAEFGDPWADRTPQSIAALLEMSERDMAAGLMDAPWPPQYPKMPNEPPRVQPSRAKKPE
- a CDS encoding DUF4190 domain-containing protein, which codes for MTRAERRDTDRWQEQPDPRWPEPEPESRWPDDEGERWPEQPASRRRTGRLRVEIPPIVNPYAIVALVAALLGLFPVAIVFGFIAFSHPRGRVMAMFALLLGVAELTAVAGFVLLTGNWLPDVINRQAAVGPTPVASVPTTVERPVATTTPPAPSAALTGAPPAAGQGPVTKGSVCSEAQLGQIGTTTDGSTLICLTTAGGYQWSGPHTVATAVQQAGAKCDASGPKTGRTADGRAVVCEVSGRSGTWVLWTE
- a CDS encoding SPFH domain-containing protein; the encoded protein is MLGYHVPDPDEAMLVSGAKSRDNAPFRVIIGRGAWVVPLFRKVRYLSLAMFESEIKERCVTKQAIQLDVRAVIAFKVANDTQSIVNAAQRFLSEQEREMSVLTGRIFSGHLRSIVGSMTVEEIIRERQKLADEVLVASKVEMSNIGLWVDSFQIQSIDDGNLGYIAALAAPHNAAVQRDAQIAQSQAAQASAQAEQESQRRQAEYQRETAILRAQYQRDIDKANAEAAQAGPLAEAMALQEVLTAQAEQARKEAELREQQLQAEVVKPARAEADRVRILAEAEADRTRIQAAAAASNNRIALDQLLIEQLPEIVKQASHGLANANLTVLNGPDGVGELVNGMVGQGLTVFNSLQKALSSNDGENAG